The Rhopalosiphum maidis isolate BTI-1 chromosome 1, ASM367621v3, whole genome shotgun sequence genome has a segment encoding these proteins:
- the LOC113559168 gene encoding ras-related protein Rab-38-like isoform X2, producing MSRNSSLAPTEYLFKILVIGELGTGKTSIIKRYVHKFFSQHYRATIGVDFALKSLEWDSNTVVRLQLWDIAGQERFGNMTRVYYKDALGAFVVFDVTRPATFDAVTKWKQDLDAKVSLEDGTPIPCVLLANKCDETKEGMVNSVAKMDEFCKENMFTAWYETSAKENVHIDDAAKTLVSQILKYTAQYKPTYLKTKGQVILNSASNDTQKGCSC from the exons atg TCGAGAAATTCATCATTGGCTCCTACAGAATACCTGTTCAAGATCTTAGTCATCGGTGAGCTTGGTACCGGTAAGACTTCCATAATCAAACGATACGTGCACAAGTTTTTCTCGCAACACTATCGCGCAACAATCGGTGTAGATTTCGCATTGAAATCGCTTGAATGGGATTCCAATACTGTCGTCCGATTACAACTATGGGACATAGCCG GTCAGGAAAGATTTGGAAACATGACCCGGGTGTATTATAAAGACGCACTTGGAGCATTCGTAGTTTTCGACGTCACGCGACCAGCTACGTTTGACGCAGTGACCAAGTGGAAACAAGACTTGGACGCTAAAGTCTCATTGGAAGACGGTACACCGATACCATGCGTATTACTtgcaaataaa TGTGATGAGACTAAAGAAGGTATGGTGAATAGTGTGGCCAAGATGGACGAATTTtgcaaagaaaatatgttcacCGCTTGGTATGAGACGTCAGCTAAAGAAAACGTTCACATTGATGATGCGGCAAAAACACTTGTGTCTCag attTTGAAGTACACTGCTCAATATAAACCGACGTACTTAAAAACAAAGGGtcaagtaatattaaacagtGCCTCAAACGATACGCAAAAAGGTTGCTCCtgttga
- the LOC113559168 gene encoding ras-related protein Rab-38-like isoform X1: protein MAFKSRAYKHRVLLESSADDTDFSSRNSSLAPTEYLFKILVIGELGTGKTSIIKRYVHKFFSQHYRATIGVDFALKSLEWDSNTVVRLQLWDIAGQERFGNMTRVYYKDALGAFVVFDVTRPATFDAVTKWKQDLDAKVSLEDGTPIPCVLLANKCDETKEGMVNSVAKMDEFCKENMFTAWYETSAKENVHIDDAAKTLVSQILKYTAQYKPTYLKTKGQVILNSASNDTQKGCSC, encoded by the exons ATGGCATTTAAGTCGCGCGCGTACAAGCACAGGGTGCTTTTGGAAAGTTCGGCCGATGACACAGACTTTTCG TCGAGAAATTCATCATTGGCTCCTACAGAATACCTGTTCAAGATCTTAGTCATCGGTGAGCTTGGTACCGGTAAGACTTCCATAATCAAACGATACGTGCACAAGTTTTTCTCGCAACACTATCGCGCAACAATCGGTGTAGATTTCGCATTGAAATCGCTTGAATGGGATTCCAATACTGTCGTCCGATTACAACTATGGGACATAGCCG GTCAGGAAAGATTTGGAAACATGACCCGGGTGTATTATAAAGACGCACTTGGAGCATTCGTAGTTTTCGACGTCACGCGACCAGCTACGTTTGACGCAGTGACCAAGTGGAAACAAGACTTGGACGCTAAAGTCTCATTGGAAGACGGTACACCGATACCATGCGTATTACTtgcaaataaa TGTGATGAGACTAAAGAAGGTATGGTGAATAGTGTGGCCAAGATGGACGAATTTtgcaaagaaaatatgttcacCGCTTGGTATGAGACGTCAGCTAAAGAAAACGTTCACATTGATGATGCGGCAAAAACACTTGTGTCTCag attTTGAAGTACACTGCTCAATATAAACCGACGTACTTAAAAACAAAGGGtcaagtaatattaaacagtGCCTCAAACGATACGCAAAAAGGTTGCTCCtgttga